The Calditrichota bacterium DNA segment GCGAATGTTTCTGCCATTGATTTCCAGGTATTTTAAATAACTGATTGCAATTTTCTGGGAAATGTTGATGAATTCTGTCAATTGCATCGGGCTGTACGTACCGTCGCAAATGGTCTTTATGAGAGGAAATAATTTCACAAGCTCCATGCCCACATCTTTTCAGTAAAAGTTATAAAATTATTTGGATCAATTATTAGTCGCTATGTTTGCAATTATTATACCATTAAAACTAATGAGGTTATGATATTACAGACAGGATAACTGCCCAAAAAACAAGGAATAAAAAATAGCATTTGACATAATAAAATAATTATTATGTTCATACGTGATACAAATGTATCAGCATCGAACAATTCACCGGGCGGTTATAGTTGGCTTGCCGCGTTGTGTGTGGCGCGGTTAATGGCGTTATCTCTCGCGAGTCAGCAGGATTCACCGTCAAATTTAAAAAAAAGAGAGAGCAGATAATTCGCAGGTCTTATTTTAAATATTTATAATGCAAAATTTGTGCCTTTTTCGGAATATTTTGGAGGCATAAAAAAAGCTGACCACAGAAAAGCTGCGATCAGCTATCATTCAAAGAGAGCTTGCCGTTGGGCTATTTATTTATCGGCAAACCATATTTTTTTGCTTTGCGGTAGATCGTGGCGCGACCTATTCCAAGTTTTTTTGCGGTTTTTGAAATATTGCCTTCGTTTTCCAGCAGTGCCTGGCGTAGCGCCTGTTCCTCCAATTTTTCTATCCAAGTGGCAAGCGTTTCGTCGGATTCATAAATTTTTCTTTCACCGATGGAACGAACCGCAGTCGGTAAATCTTTGGTCGCGATCTCATTAGTGCTTGCCAGCACTACGGCGCGCTCGATAGCATTTTCCAGTTCGCGAACATTGCCGGGCCAATTGTACGCCATGAGCAGCTCCAGAGCCTCAGGCGAAACACCCACAATTTCTTTTTCCTCCTGCTGAGAATATTTCCGAATAAAGTGAGCGGCAAGCAGAGGAATGTCTTCTTTTCTGTCGCGCAACGGAGGTATCCTTATGCGAAATACATTCAGCCGGTAAAACAAATCTTCTCTGAATTCATTTTTCTTAATTGCCTCTTCCAAGTTGGTGTTGGTAGCAGAGATAACCCGGACATCGACATCGATGAGATCATTGCCACCGACACGTTCAAATTTTTTTTCTTGCAGCACACGCAGAACTTTTGCCTGTGTCGCCGGAGACATGAGCCCGATTTCGTCAAGAAAAAGCGTGCCATTATTCGCCTGTTCGAATTTGCCGATGCGGCGGGTCATGGCGCCGGTGAAGGAACCTTTTTCATGCCCAAAAAGCTCGCTCTCTAACAGCGTTTCCGGAAGTGCCGAACAGTTTACTGCCACAAAAGGTTTGTTGGCACGAACCTTGTCGTGATAATGAATGGCGCGCGCAACAAGTTCTTTCCCCGTTCCGCTTTCTCCCAAAACGAGAACCGTGACTTTGCTGTTGATCACTTTTTCCATGGATTTAAAAACCTCTTTCATGGCGCCGCTTTGCCCGATGATGTTTTCAAATTCGTAGTTCTGTCTCAATTCATTGATCTCATTTTGCAGCGAGCTGATCATAAGGGCGTTTCTTACGGTGACTATTAATCTGTTTCTATCCTCGAACGGTTTTTCAATATAATCGTAGGCGCCAAATTTCATTGATTGGACAGCTTTTTCGAGGGATCCCAATCCGGAAATCATAATGACCGGAATTCGAGGATCATACTCCTTGATTCGGCGCAGTGTTTCAATTCCGTCGATGCCGGGCATTTGGATGTCCAATAAAATCAAATCAGGAATTTGCTCACTGATATATTTCAGACAAGCTTCACCGTTTGTGACCGAGGAAAAGTCATATTTTTTTTCCGGCTTCAAATATCCTTCGATGAGTTTTGCAATATGTTTTTCATCATCGACGATCAAGATTTGATATAAA contains these protein-coding regions:
- a CDS encoding sigma-54-dependent Fis family transcriptional regulator, whose protein sequence is MAEHKSLYQILIVDDEKHIAKLIEGYLKPEKKYDFSSVTNGEACLKYISEQIPDLILLDIQMPGIDGIETLRRIKEYDPRIPVIMISGLGSLEKAVQSMKFGAYDYIEKPFEDRNRLIVTVRNALMISSLQNEINELRQNYEFENIIGQSGAMKEVFKSMEKVINSKVTVLVLGESGTGKELVARAIHYHDKVRANKPFVAVNCSALPETLLESELFGHEKGSFTGAMTRRIGKFEQANNGTLFLDEIGLMSPATQAKVLRVLQEKKFERVGGNDLIDVDVRVISATNTNLEEAIKKNEFREDLFYRLNVFRIRIPPLRDRKEDIPLLAAHFIRKYSQQEEKEIVGVSPEALELLMAYNWPGNVRELENAIERAVVLASTNEIATKDLPTAVRSIGERKIYESDETLATWIEKLEEQALRQALLENEGNISKTAKKLGIGRATIYRKAKKYGLPINK